The Thermogemmatispora onikobensis DNA segment CCTGCCCAGGACCAGGACCTCCTCCCCCAGGACAGGACTTCTTGAGCCAACCGCGCAGCACGCTCGATCTGTTGAACATCCAGTCAAATAGATTCATACCAAAAGAGATAGAAACAAGAAACGAGAAGCTTGGGGATCGCAACAGTGGATAAGATTGTTATCCGTGGCGCACGAGAACATAATCTGAAGAATATCGATCTGACTATCCCTCGCGACAGGCTGGTGGTCATCACCGGGTTGTCAGGCTCCGGCAAGAGTAGCCTGGCCTTTGATACGATCTTCGCCGAGGGCCAGCGCCGCTATGTCGAGTCGCTCTCGGCCTACGCTCGCCAGTTCCTCGATAAGATGGATAAGCCCGATGTCGACCACATCGATGGACTGTCTCCCGCGATCTCGATCGATCAGAAGGGGGCAACCCATAACCCTCGTTCGACGGTCGGCACGGTGACGGAGATCTATGACTACCTGCGCCTCCTCTACGCCCGCGTCGGCCATCCTCATTGTCCTCGCTGCGGGCGCGAGGTGAGCCGTCAGACTGTCCAGCAGATCGTCGACGTGGTCTTGCAGCTGCCCGAAGGAGCGCGCATCATGCTGCTGGCACCGCTGGTGCAGGGACGCAAGGGCGAGTATAAGCATCTCTTCGAAGAGATGCGCCGCTCGGGCTACGTGCGCGTCCGCGTCGATGGCACCATCTATGACCTGAGCGAGAATATCGAGCTAGATAAGCAGAAGAAGCACACGATCGAGGTCGTCGTCGATCGCCTGGTGATCCACAAGGCGGGACGCCGGGCTACACTGAGCATGCTGACCCCCAGCCAGGTCGGCAACAACACGGCCCCCCCCTCTTCCTCTCAAGCGAGTGAGAGGCCAGCACTGCGCCGCGTGGCCGAGGAAGCGGTCCCCTACGCCTTGCCTTCGCGCTCCCCAGCGGACCAGGATGGCAACGATGGAGAGGGAGCCACATCGCGGGCGGTGGCTCCTGCCGAAGAGGGGACAGCAACACTGGCAGAGCAAGATGAGGTCGATGTGGCTTTCCGCCAGCGCCTGGCCGATTCGTTAGAGACCACGCTCAAGCTGGGCAATGGCGTGGCCCTGGTCTCCATCGTCGGCGGCGAGGAGGTGCTTTTCTCGGAGCGCTTCGCCTGCGTCTACTGCGGTATCAGCCTGCCAGAGATCGAGCCGCGCACCTTCAGCTTCAACAGCCCTCACGGTGCCTGCCCGGCCTGCACGGGGCTGGGAACCCAGCGCGAGCTAGACGCCGAGCTGCTGGTGACCAACCCCGACCTGACAATCCGTGAGGGC contains these protein-coding regions:
- a CDS encoding excinuclease ABC subunit A; this encodes MDKIVIRGAREHNLKNIDLTIPRDRLVVITGLSGSGKSSLAFDTIFAEGQRRYVESLSAYARQFLDKMDKPDVDHIDGLSPAISIDQKGATHNPRSTVGTVTEIYDYLRLLYARVGHPHCPRCGREVSRQTVQQIVDVVLQLPEGARIMLLAPLVQGRKGEYKHLFEEMRRSGYVRVRVDGTIYDLSENIELDKQKKHTIEVVVDRLVIHKAGRRATLSMLTPSQVGNNTAPPSSSQASERPALRRVAEEAVPYALPSRSPADQDGNDGEGATSRAVAPAEEGTATLAEQDEVDVAFRQRLADSLETTLKLGNGVALVSIVGGEEVLFSERFACVYCGISLPEIEPRTFSFNSPHGACPACTGLGTQRELDAELLVTNPDLTIREGAIALWSKMVNGSQWESAKLEALAKRFQIDLDRPWRELPPEQQQLILYGTQEPLTIRYTPQHGQTRSYTVTFEGVIPNLERRYRQTESELIREEIETYMSTRLCPECRGARLKPEALAVTVGGRNIVQVTRLSVKQAQRFFQELDAGPAPSLGVQPLIGGHSEDGEPRAPDPLAPIPPNEPLVKVRLSERERLIARQILKEIRARLQFLVDVGLDYLTLDRTAMSLSGGEAQRIRLATQIGSGLMGVLYILDEPSIGLHQRDNHRLIQTLLRLRDLGNTVLVIEHDEDTMRAADYIIDIGPGAGEHGGQVVAAGTFDEVAAHPQSLTGAYLSGRRRIATPTQRRPGNGHFLTIVGARENNLKNITVRIPLGKFV